A part of Dreissena polymorpha isolate Duluth1 chromosome 13, UMN_Dpol_1.0, whole genome shotgun sequence genomic DNA contains:
- the LOC127854795 gene encoding uncharacterized protein LOC127854795: MGDYLRQEDFTELSERLSSALEDMGVTWETVMIRRKSYHLREKHGDIIDKISGHTESYFHFGSQSEGTTTPGLQSDIDLLFCELGVNVMRTIESRKSGMLNVLMLKDDSLPPQHYILQVTRPNSSAPETRVLDYRMIRCANTVVLSPERVIKDYERQMYATFKHVKICGPSVNLYGHLDTVKSFCVRELMPEVQRWVNRNRVGQWPTAKMLEAARMCPCFLVPSGHPGSDTRYVEWRLSPNLIERLLVYSLNITHLKCYIVLKIIKKAIFNTEVPDGITSFHCKTALLYTVERTPTSIWKPHNLVYLTILCLSTMERWLSQMLCPHYILPDTNLFDGKLMVGSCRRLLKCVNSIIRNLPRALCKIAIDRLGMRLLYRGLGIIRNKDGLTRQQQNMAIQRTLDHDRLQCLYMFELNKTNFSFDINTYKILQQLLLHGDKIEKRVVRLFARFMTSLLASTVSSQFIRCNKAVTKVILDCFKHSLNTDVASTRLKLASMLYCNGALHAAARVLDDVEQRMKHNVINMCGCLQSLPRDSTLDTFLGLPPSFPDSRLNVQNVVFCVRFTRPEAFCVPTVLLYEMNRAFSMEDLRERDVPDTWWMNDGCVDALVFLRYMQYLTYKGLGVNERKVQALNAILDYIQRHGHDCYHLDTMMNLAGHCIEMEGKVEHAKNIYNLSLEHRRRNNAANWHVERLSGL; the protein is encoded by the exons ATG GGTGATTACTTAAGACAAGAAGATTTCACTGAATTATCTGAACGCTTGTCGTCTGCGTTGGAAGATATGGGTGTCACGTGGGAGACAGTTATGATCAGGCGAAAATCTTATCATCTAAGAGAAAAGCACGGTGACATAATTGACAAAATTTCGGGTCACACAGAATCCTACTTTCATTTTGGCAGTCAGTCCGAAGGGACGACAACTCCAGGACTACAGTCTGATATAGACCTTCTTTTTTGCGAACTTGGCGTGAATGTGATGAGAACAATAGAGTCGCGAAAATCAGGTATGCTCAACGTGTTGATGCTTAAGGATGATTCATTGCCCCCTCAACACTATATACTCCAGGTCACTAGACCGAATTCATCTGCACCGGAAACACGTGTACTTGATTACCGTATGATACGATGTGCAAACACAGTGGTTCTATCACCCGAGCGGGTAATAAAAGATTATGAAAGACAAATGTATGCTACGTTTAAACACGTCAAAATATGTGGCCCATCCGTAAACCTGTATGGTCATCTTGATACCGTAAAATCATTTTGTGTTCGTGAATTGATGCCGGAAGTACAGCGGTGGGTAAACAGAAACAGGGTTGGACAATGGCCAACAGCTAAGATGTTAGAAGCTGCTCGGATGTGTCCTTGTTTCTTGGTACCATCTGGACATCCGGGTAGCGACACCAGATATGTAGAATGGCGACTTTCCCCAAATTTAATTGAAAGATTGCTAGTGTACAGTTTGAACATAacacatttaaaatgttacatagttttgaaaattatcaaaaaggcaattttcaatacAGAAGTTCCGGATGGAATAACCAGTTTCCATTGCAAAACTGCATTATTATACACGGTAGAAAGAACACCAACTAGCATTTGGAAACCACATAATTTAGTTTATCTCACCATATTATGTCTGTCAACAATGGAAAGATGGCTCTCACAAATGTTGTGTCCGCATTACATCTTACCAGACACCAATTTATTTGATGGCAAGTTAATGGTGGGCTCCTGTCGAAGGTTGTTAAAATGCGTGAACTCCATTATTAGGAACCTTCCGCGTGCTTTGTGTAAAATAGCGATTGACCGTCTTGGAATGCGACTACTATATCGAGGCCTGGGAATAATACGAAATAAAGACGGGCTAACACGGCAACAACAGAATATGGCTATTCAGAGAACACTTGATCATGACAGGTTGCAATGcctatatatgtttgaacttaacaaaactaacttttcatTTGACATCAACACGTATAAAATACTACAGCAATTGCTTTTGCACGGTGATAAAATTGAAAAGCGTGTTGTACGGCTATTTGCGCGCTTCATGACGTCATTGCTAGCATCAACAGTATCGTCCCAGTTTATTCGATGCAATAAGGCCGTGACAAAAGTCATTCTTGATTGCTTCAAGCACTCACTGAACACGGATGTTGCATCCACAAGATTGAAGTTAGCCTCCATGTTGTACTGCAATGGCGCCCTACACGCAGCAGCTCGAGTTCTTGATGACGTGGAACAGCGAATGAAACACAATGTTATTAACATGTGTGGTTGCCTTCAATCGTTACCGAGAGATAGCACTCTTGATACATTTCTAGGTCTGCCGCCTAGTTTCCCTGACAGTCGATTAAATGTGCAAAACGTTGTGTTTTGTGTGCGATTCACTAGACCAGAAGCGTTTTGTGTTCCGACTGTTTTATTGTATGAAATGAATAGAGCGTTCTCAATGGAGGACCTCCGTGAGAGGGATGTACCTGACACTTGGTGGATGAATGATGGATGCGTGGACGCTCTAGTATTTCTGCGCTACATGCAATACCTCACGTATAAAGGATTGGGTGTCAACGAGAGAAAAGTTCAAGCGTTGAATGCCATCTTGGATTACATACAAAGACACGGACACGACTGCTACCATCTTGATACGATGATGAATCTTGCGGGACATTGTATAGAGATGGAGGGTAAGGTTGAACATgccaaaaatatttataatttgtcaTTGGAACACAGGCGCCGAAATAATGCTGCCAACTGGCATGTGGAAAGATTGTCGGGACTTTAA